The sequence below is a genomic window from Sorangiineae bacterium MSr12523.
TCACGTATTTCCCCAAGTCATCGGATTTGTATTGCGGAAGCACCGAGTGCTGCTCCATCGATTCGTACGCCGAGCCCAGCGTAGCCTTGACGCCGCTGCCGAACGGTACGCTCTTCGCGGCGTCGCTGGACGGGGTGGTTCCCGGCGGAGGAACGCCCACGGTGCCGGCGATGCGGGCGGCGATCCGTCAGGCTCGGGGCATTGCCCAGGCGCCCGCGCATCGCGGAGAATCGGTGGCCATCGTGCTGGTCACCGACGGAATGCCAAATGACAATTGCGATCCCCAGCGGAGCTCGGTCGAGTTGACCGCTGCGGAGGTGCAGGATGCGAACAACGGCGAGGCATCCCCCATCAAGACGTATGTCGTCGGAATCGAGAGTCCCTACCATGCGGGCGCTTTGGACGATCTGCATCACGTGGCACGGCGCGGAGGAACGGGGCAGGCCACCATGGTCATGCCGTCGGACGCGGAGGGTACGGCGAAGGCCTTCGCCGACGCGCTCGATGCGATCCGCACCCGGACCATCTCGTG
It includes:
- a CDS encoding VWA domain-containing protein; its protein translation is MASGQSVDPVEPAGGPEGGGSFGALDAGIDELLPDAACAAAESEGKLVPVNLVFVFDRSGSMSDFGKWEPVVRSMKAFFADARSSDMSASLTYFPKSSDLYCGSTECCSIDSYAEPSVALTPLPNGTLFAASLDGVVPGGGTPTVPAMRAAIRQARGIAQAPAHRGESVAIVLVTDGMPNDNCDPQRSSVELTAAEVQDANNGEASPIKTYVVGIESPYHAGALDDLHHVARRGGTGQATMVMPSDAEGTAKAFADALDAIRTRTISCRLLIPPPPEGKVFDRRKLNVTVSDGIGVHNLAYDEKCQSEAGWHYDDIAAPSSIELCSPSCNEVRGGRGMKLAVQFGCDTRIAVH